From a region of the Halomonas zincidurans B6 genome:
- the tnpA gene encoding IS66 family insertion sequence element accessory protein TnpA, producing MTHEREQLWQQHITQWQASGLSGMAYCKQQSLTYCRFVYWRKKLTHGVPDDAAPSGFARVAPVSGSEATDGLTVSLPGGVSVTGLHAGNIELLGAVLRQL from the coding sequence ATGACCCACGAACGCGAACAACTTTGGCAACAGCACATCACGCAGTGGCAGGCATCCGGACTGTCTGGAATGGCCTACTGCAAGCAACAGTCACTGACCTACTGTCGGTTTGTCTATTGGCGCAAGAAGCTGACCCATGGGGTGCCGGATGATGCCGCACCTTCGGGATTTGCCCGGGTAGCCCCGGTCTCCGGATCGGAGGCCACGGACGGCCTGACCGTCTCGTTGCCTGGCGGCGTATCGGTGACCGGCCTGCACGCTGGCAACATCGAGTTGCTGGGCGCGGTTCTGAGGCAGTTGTGA